From Pseudarthrobacter equi, a single genomic window includes:
- a CDS encoding AAA family ATPase has protein sequence MSRFVLLSPSGDFDQKLRAAVAHGLRGTVQTIASDILPAGPAELFALLNQEQPEVLIIGPDVPYDEALRFAKVFDVQLPGLSLVLVSDVDPALLLHAMRAGIRDIISPQADPAEIRVLLERACQSFATRHRGPEPQPAENGKGLVIGVFSPKGGVGKTTLATNIAIGLGQIAPMSVVIVDLDLQFGDVASGLYLNPEHTVTDAVTPAAAQDSLVLKAFLTVHPAGIYALCAPPNPVDADHITPDQVSRLLEQLAQEFQYVILDTAPGLPEIGLAAMEQCTDVVWVSAMDIPSLRGLRSGLEVLRQLEIMPESRHVVLNMADAKAGLNVQDVESTIGAPVDVSVPRSRAIALSTNRGIPVLQESRKDPAVKSLRQLVERFNPAWRTQTQRKLHRQVVI, from the coding sequence ATGAGCCGCTTCGTCCTCCTCTCCCCCAGCGGCGACTTCGACCAGAAGCTGCGCGCCGCCGTCGCGCACGGCCTCCGCGGCACCGTGCAGACCATCGCGAGCGACATCCTCCCCGCGGGCCCGGCGGAACTGTTCGCCCTCCTCAACCAGGAGCAGCCCGAGGTCCTCATCATCGGCCCGGACGTCCCCTACGACGAAGCACTCCGGTTCGCCAAAGTCTTCGACGTCCAGCTCCCCGGCCTCAGCCTGGTGCTGGTCAGCGACGTGGACCCGGCCCTGCTCCTGCACGCCATGCGCGCCGGCATCCGCGACATCATCAGTCCGCAGGCTGACCCCGCCGAAATCCGTGTCCTGTTGGAGCGTGCCTGCCAGTCCTTCGCCACCCGTCACCGCGGCCCCGAGCCGCAGCCGGCGGAGAACGGCAAGGGCCTGGTCATCGGCGTCTTCTCCCCCAAGGGCGGCGTGGGCAAAACCACTTTGGCCACCAACATCGCCATCGGCCTGGGCCAGATCGCGCCCATGAGCGTGGTGATCGTGGACCTGGACCTCCAGTTTGGCGACGTCGCCTCCGGCCTTTACCTCAACCCGGAGCACACAGTCACGGATGCCGTCACCCCGGCCGCTGCCCAGGACTCCCTGGTCCTGAAAGCCTTCCTCACCGTGCACCCCGCCGGCATTTACGCCCTGTGCGCTCCGCCGAACCCCGTGGACGCAGACCACATCACGCCGGATCAGGTCAGCCGCCTGCTCGAACAGCTGGCCCAGGAATTCCAGTACGTCATCCTGGACACCGCCCCCGGCCTGCCCGAGATCGGCCTCGCCGCCATGGAACAGTGCACCGATGTGGTGTGGGTCAGCGCCATGGACATCCCCAGCCTCCGCGGCCTGCGCTCCGGCCTGGAAGTTCTCCGCCAGCTCGAGATCATGCCCGAATCCCGCCACGTCGTGCTGAACATGGCAGACGCCAAGGCCGGCCTCAACGTCCAGGACGTGGAATCCACCATCGGCGCGCCTGTGGATGTCAGCGTGCCCCGCTCGCGCGCCATCGCCCTGTCCACCAACCGCGGCATCCCAGTCCTGCAGGAATCCAGGAAAGACCCGGCCGTGAAGAGCCTCCGCCAGTTGGTGGAGCGGTTCAACCCGGCCTGGCGCACGCAGACCCAGCGCAAGCTTCACCGACAGGTGGTCATCTGA